Proteins encoded in a region of the Perca fluviatilis chromosome 6, GENO_Pfluv_1.0, whole genome shotgun sequence genome:
- the LOC120560344 gene encoding UDP-glucuronosyltransferase 2A2-like — protein sequence MYQPILVALAVLLCSSPLVNGGKVLVFPVDGSHWVNMKVLIEELHSRGHEITVMRPSDSWYIKPESPHYKSITINSSAGFDEELFGSFVITMINMRREGASLMARISMEYGLLQQFYQMNKQVIQMMREMFENTKLMQSLHDAKYDLVLTDPAIGGGVLLAHRLGLPIVLNVRWTIQGEAHHAIAPSPLSYIPIPMSELTDKMTFPQRVKNLFYFAFTCFQTWYVTESNYKPFVHHYFGNDVHYMELFQAADIWLMRNDFTFEFPRPTMPNIIYMSGFQCKPSKPLSKELEDFVQSSGEHGVIIMTLGTLVAKLPEDITEDIAAAFAQLPQKVIWRHKGKRPSTLGNNTLLLDWLPQNDLLGHPKTRLFVAHGGTNGIQEAIYHGVPLVGLPLMFDQPDNFFRMKARGVAKNLDIATVNKDNFLEALKEVLYDPSYREKMKALSNLQRDQPMKPLDRAMFWIEFVMRHKGAAHLRTESYKMSTIQYHSIDVVVFLLAVILLVFTVFVSAVKFFLRKVFSRSKVKKE from the coding sequence ATGTACCAACCGATCTTGGTGGCACTTGCAGTGCTGCTCTGCTCTTCACCCTTGGTAAATGGAGGGAAAGTCTTGGTGTTCCCAGTGGATGGAAGCCACTGGGTCAACATGAAAGTCCTCATCGAGGAGCTTCACTCCAGAGGCCATGAAATCACAGTGATGCGGCCATCAGACAGCTGGTACATCAAACCAGAGTCCCCTCACTACAAGTCCATCACTATAAATTCCTCTGCTGGTTTTGATGAAGAACTCTTTGGGTCATTTGTAATTACGATGATTAACATGCGGCGGGAAGGTGCTTCACTTATGGCCCGTATATCTATGGAATATGGACTGTTGCAGCAGTTCTATCAGATGAATAAACAGGTGATTCAGATGATGCGGGAGATGTTTGAGAATACAAAACTAATGCAGAGCCTGCATGATGCCAAATATGATTTGGTTCTGACGGACCCGGCGATTGGTGGTGGAGTGCTTTTGGCTCACCGTTTGGGTCTTCCAATTGTCTTAAATGTGAGGTGGACTATTCAGGGTGAGGCGCATCATGCAATTGCTCCTTCCCCACTCTCCTATATCCCAATACCAATGTCAGAGCTGACTGACAAGATGACGTTTCCCCAGCGAGTCAAAAACTTATTTTACTTTGCCTTCACGTGTTTTCAAACTTGGTATGTCACAGAATCAAACTACAAACCATTTGTACATCATTACTTTGGAAATGATGTACATTACATGGAGCTGTTTCAGGCGGCAGACATCTGGCTGATGAGGAATGATTTTACTTTTGAGTTTCCACGTCCCACAATGCCAAACATCATCTACATGTCAGGATTTCAGTGCAAACCCTCCAAGCCACTGTCTAAAGAACTAGAGGACTTTGTCCAGAGCTCTGGTGAACATGGGGTCATCATTATGACATTGGGAACCCTGGTAGCAAAACTTCCGGAGGACATCACAGAGGACATTGCGGCTGCTTTCGCCCAACTTCCTCAAAAGGTGATCTGGAGGCACAAAGGCAAAAGACCATCCACCCTCGGCAACAACACCTTACTCTTGGACTGGCTGCCTCAAAATGACCTCCTGGGCCACCCCAAGACCAGATTGTTTGTGGCCCACGGAGGCACCAATGGAATACAGGAGGCCATCTACCACGGTGTCCCCCTGGTCGGCCTTCCCCTCATGTTCGACCAGCCTGACAACTTCTTCAGGATGAAAGCAAGAGGTGTGGCCAAAAACCTGGACATTGCAACTGTGAACAAAGATAACTTCCTGGAGGCACTGAAGGAGGTACTCTATGACCCAAGCTACAGAGAGAAGATGAAAGCGCTGTCCAACCTGCAGAGAGACCAGCCCATGAAACCACTGGACCGGGCCATGTTCTGGATTGAGTTTGTCATGAGGCACAAAGGAGCAGCACATCTAAGGACGGAGTCTTACAAGATGTCAACGATCCAGTACCACTCAATTGACGTGGTGGTGTTTCTCCTGGCAGTTATTTTGCTAgtatttactgtttttgtttctgcagtaaagttttttttgcgAAAAGTGTTTTCTAGAAGCAAAGTCAAAAAGGAATGA
- the tor2a gene encoding LOW QUALITY PROTEIN: prosalusin (The sequence of the model RefSeq protein was modified relative to this genomic sequence to represent the inferred CDS: inserted 2 bases in 1 codon) gives MDAFLEVEKLQIDRLSLGEGPFGFSICQQAAKMLAILSVLFLCLSNPVCGVFQKLYCSISESCECDFKPNIRDLEWDLYKNVYGQHLAQEIVSXEVARFLKNKSPERPLVLSFHGSSGTGKTLVSSMLGNHLYGSAMSSPYVHQFVPTLHFSLPDRVKEYREELKSWVQGNLTECARSVFFFEEMEKMPPGLIDVLEPFLGPSHIVVRTNYRKAIYIFIGTTGEEVIKKLALESRQAGRDREEIKLAELEEAIARAVYNSTTSGFFQSSIIQQKLITRYVPFLPLSRRHVERCVHSQLCQRGSCGRSDVVEAVGGDMIYSPVQGQYFSSTGCKAVPAKINLFL, from the exons ATGGACGCCTTCCTTGAAGTAGAAAAACTACAGATTGACCGGTTGTCCTTAGGAGAAGGTCCATTCGGTTTTTCTATCTGCCAGCAGGCAGCCAAAATGTTGGCCATCCTGTCTGTGCTGTTCTTATGCCTTTCTAATCCGGTCTGTGGCGTTTTTCAGAAACTTTACTGCAGCATATCAGAAAGCTGTGAGTGCGACTTTAAGCCAAATATCAGAG ACCTGGAGTGGGATCTCTACAAGAATGTTTACGGACAGCATCTGGCCCAGGAAATTGTGTC CGAGGTGGCCAGGTTCCTAAAGAATAAAAGCCCTGAGCGGCCCCTGGTGCTGTCCTTCCATGGCTCCTCTGGGACGGGAAAGACACTCGTCAGCTCCATGCTGGGAAATCACCTGTACGGCTCGGCGATGAGCAGCCCGTACGTCCACCAGTTTGTTCCCACGCTGCACTTCTCCTTACCTGACCGGGTCAAGGAGTACAGG GAGGAGTTGAAGAGCTGGGTGCAGGGCAACCTGACGGAGTGCGCTCGCTCCGTCTTCTTTTTCGAGGAGATGGAGAAGATGCCTCCGGGTCTCATCGACGTCTTGGAGCCCTTCCTGGGTCCTTCCCACATTGTGGTTCGCACTAACTACCGCAAGGCTATCTACATTTTCATCGG CACCACAGGAGAGGAGGTGATAAAAAAATTGGCTCTGGAGAGCCGGCAGGCCGGACGGGACAGGGAGGAGATCAAGTTAGCCGAGTTGGAGGAAGCCATCGCACGGGCGGTTTACAACAGCACAACAA GCGGCTTCTTCCAGTCCAGCATCATCCAGCAGAAGCTCATCACGCGCTACGTTCCATTCCTGCCGCTGAGCCGACGCCacgtggagcgctgcgtccacTCGCAGCTCTGCCAGCGGGGCAGCTGCGGCCGCAGTGACGTGGTGGAGGCAGTAGGGGGCGACATGATCTACAGTCCCGTTCAGGGACAATACTTCTCCAGCACCGGCTGTAAGGCCGTCCCCGCCAAAATCAACCTCTTCCTGTGA